A single window of Streptomyces griseoviridis DNA harbors:
- the dnaA gene encoding chromosomal replication initiator protein DnaA: MADVPADLAAVWPRVLEQLLGEGRGQGVESKDEHWIRRCQPLALVADTALLAVPNEFAKGVLEGRLAPVVSETLSRECGRPIRIAITVDDSAGEPAPPPVQPSRPQQRYEEPELPSYEGGGYGRHRADDRPPGRGDQLPGDSLPSARPAYPSEYQRPEPGAWPRPQQDEYSWQQPRLGFPERDPYASPQETYGQQDTYGSPGQDGYGQKNSGGQDGYGPPAQDGYGPRDYRVQPMDRSPYDNQRPDYDQGRSDYDQGRGDYERGRDARRDRSEPPSGSGHVHRGGPVGSSASSGAPGPLAAQPAPAAGPGEPTARLNPKYLFDTFVIGASNRFAHAAAVAVAEAPAKAYNPLFIYGESGLGKTHLLHAIGHYARSLYPGTRVRYVSSEEFTNEFINSIRDGKGDSFRKRYREMDILLVDDIQFLADKESTQEEFFHTFNTLHNANKQIVLSSDRPPKQLVTLEDRLRNRFEWGLITDVQPPELETRIAILRKKAVQEQLNAPPEVLEFIASRISRNIRELEGALIRVTAFASLNRQPVDLGLTEIVLKDLIPGGDDSAPEITSTAIMSATADYFGLTVEDLCGTSRGRALVTARQIAMYLCRELTDLSLPKIGALFGGRDHTTVMHADRKIRNLMAERRSIYNQVTELTNRIKNG; the protein is encoded by the coding sequence GTGGCTGACGTACCTGCCGATCTTGCCGCAGTGTGGCCACGAGTACTGGAGCAGCTCCTCGGGGAGGGCCGCGGTCAGGGCGTCGAGTCCAAGGACGAGCACTGGATCCGGCGCTGCCAGCCGCTCGCGCTGGTCGCGGACACCGCGCTGCTGGCCGTGCCGAACGAGTTCGCGAAGGGCGTGCTCGAGGGCCGGCTCGCCCCCGTCGTCAGCGAGACGCTGAGCCGGGAGTGCGGCCGTCCGATCCGGATCGCGATCACCGTCGACGACTCCGCGGGCGAGCCCGCGCCGCCGCCCGTCCAGCCGTCGCGTCCCCAGCAGCGCTACGAGGAGCCCGAGCTGCCGTCCTACGAGGGCGGCGGCTACGGCCGGCACCGCGCCGACGACCGCCCGCCCGGCCGCGGCGACCAGCTGCCCGGCGACTCGCTGCCCAGCGCGCGGCCCGCCTATCCGTCGGAGTACCAGCGTCCTGAGCCCGGCGCCTGGCCGCGTCCGCAGCAGGACGAGTACAGCTGGCAGCAGCCCCGCCTCGGCTTCCCCGAGCGCGACCCGTACGCCTCGCCGCAGGAGACCTACGGCCAGCAGGACACGTACGGCTCCCCGGGGCAGGACGGCTACGGGCAGAAGAACTCCGGCGGCCAGGACGGCTACGGGCCGCCCGCGCAGGACGGGTACGGGCCCCGCGACTACCGCGTGCAGCCGATGGACCGCTCGCCCTACGACAACCAGCGGCCCGACTACGACCAGGGCCGCTCGGACTACGACCAGGGCCGGGGCGACTACGAGCGGGGGCGCGACGCGCGCCGCGACCGGTCCGAGCCGCCGTCGGGTTCCGGACACGTCCACCGCGGCGGTCCCGTGGGTTCGTCCGCCTCCAGCGGCGCCCCCGGCCCGCTGGCCGCGCAGCCCGCGCCGGCCGCGGGTCCCGGTGAGCCCACCGCGCGGCTGAACCCGAAGTACCTCTTCGACACGTTCGTCATCGGCGCCTCCAACCGGTTCGCGCACGCGGCGGCGGTCGCCGTCGCCGAGGCGCCCGCGAAGGCGTACAACCCCCTGTTCATCTATGGGGAGTCGGGGCTCGGCAAGACCCACCTGCTGCACGCGATCGGGCACTACGCGCGCAGCCTGTACCCCGGCACGCGGGTGCGGTACGTCAGCTCCGAGGAGTTCACCAACGAGTTCATCAACTCCATCCGCGACGGCAAGGGCGACAGCTTCCGCAAGCGCTACCGCGAGATGGACATCCTGCTCGTCGACGACATCCAGTTCCTCGCGGACAAGGAGTCGACGCAGGAGGAGTTCTTCCACACCTTCAACACGCTCCACAACGCGAACAAGCAGATCGTGCTCTCCAGCGACCGGCCGCCCAAGCAGCTGGTGACGCTGGAGGACCGGCTGCGCAACCGCTTCGAGTGGGGTCTGATCACCGACGTCCAGCCGCCCGAGCTGGAGACACGGATCGCGATCCTGCGCAAGAAGGCGGTGCAGGAGCAGCTGAACGCCCCGCCGGAGGTGCTGGAGTTCATCGCGTCCCGGATCTCGCGGAACATCCGGGAGCTGGAGGGCGCGCTGATCCGGGTGACGGCGTTCGCCTCGCTCAACCGGCAGCCGGTGGACCTGGGCCTGACGGAGATCGTCCTCAAGGACCTGATCCCCGGCGGCGACGACTCCGCGCCCGAGATCACCTCGACGGCCATCATGAGCGCCACCGCCGACTACTTCGGGCTGACCGTCGAGGACCTGTGCGGCACCTCGCGCGGGCGGGCCCTGGTGACCGCCCGGCAGATCGCCATGTACCTGTGCCGGGAGCTGACGGACCTCTCGCTGCCGAAGATCGGCGCCCTGTTCGGCGGCCGCGACCACACCACCGTCATGCACGCGGACCGCAAGATCCGCAATCTGATGGCCGAGCGGCGCTCCATCTACAACCAGGTGACGGAGCTGACGAACCGCATCAAGAACGGCTGA
- the yidC gene encoding membrane protein insertase YidC: protein MDTIASLFSFITTPVSWVIVQFHTVYGAIFGADTGWAWGLSIVSLVILIRICLIPLFVKQIKATRAMQTLQPEMKKIQERYKTDKQRQSEEMMKLYKETGTNPLSSCLPILAQSPFFFALYHVLNAIATGSTIGVINESLLASARKAHIVGAPLAAKFTDSSSTVEALGASLMDVRVVTAIMIVMMSASQFYTQRQLMTKNVDTTVKTPFMQQQKMLMYVFPVMFAVFGINFPVGVLVYWLTTNVWTMGQQMYVIRNNPTPGSKAQAAYLERLTKHVTHHGKTRRRSEKTIVKAIVAKGRERNEFERKFINSLSKAGLAAQTDGTVLKSDTAVLENEDGTPGTGAAPKRQQPKRQSKSQRQGGPRSAGESGTSTEAADSSSSSSPSLSKASDEQGGKPAAGAKKAQPQSGGGGRSKAQSGQRKGPQRPKSPSKK, encoded by the coding sequence GTGGACACGATTGCCAGCCTGTTCAGCTTCATCACGACACCCGTCTCCTGGGTCATCGTCCAGTTCCACACGGTGTACGGCGCCATCTTCGGCGCGGACACCGGGTGGGCCTGGGGCCTGTCGATCGTGTCCTTGGTGATCCTGATCCGCATCTGCCTGATCCCGCTGTTCGTGAAGCAGATCAAGGCGACCCGGGCGATGCAGACGCTCCAGCCCGAGATGAAGAAGATCCAGGAGCGCTACAAGACGGACAAGCAGCGTCAGTCCGAAGAGATGATGAAGCTGTACAAGGAGACGGGCACCAACCCGCTCTCCTCGTGCCTTCCCATCCTGGCGCAGTCCCCGTTCTTCTTCGCGCTGTACCACGTGCTCAACGCCATCGCGACGGGCTCGACGATCGGCGTCATCAACGAGTCGCTGCTCGCCAGCGCCCGTAAGGCACACATCGTCGGCGCCCCGCTCGCGGCGAAGTTCACCGACAGCTCGTCGACGGTGGAGGCGCTCGGCGCCTCCCTCATGGACGTCCGGGTCGTCACCGCGATCATGATCGTCATGATGTCGGCGTCGCAGTTCTACACGCAGCGCCAGCTGATGACGAAGAACGTCGACACCACGGTGAAGACGCCGTTCATGCAGCAGCAGAAGATGCTGATGTACGTCTTCCCGGTCATGTTCGCCGTCTTCGGCATCAACTTCCCGGTCGGTGTCCTCGTCTACTGGCTGACCACCAACGTGTGGACCATGGGCCAGCAGATGTACGTCATCCGCAACAACCCGACCCCGGGTTCCAAGGCGCAGGCCGCCTACCTGGAGCGACTGACCAAGCACGTCACGCACCACGGCAAGACCCGCAGGCGCAGCGAGAAGACCATCGTCAAGGCGATCGTCGCCAAGGGACGCGAGCGCAACGAGTTCGAGCGCAAGTTCATCAACTCCCTCAGCAAGGCCGGCCTCGCGGCGCAGACCGACGGCACCGTCCTCAAGAGCGACACCGCCGTCCTGGAGAACGAGGACGGCACGCCGGGCACCGGCGCCGCCCCCAAGCGCCAGCAGCCCAAGCGGCAGAGCAAGTCGCAGCGGCAGGGCGGCCCCAGGTCGGCCGGTGAGAGCGGCACGTCCACCGAGGCCGCGGACTCCTCCTCGTCGTCCTCCCCCTCGCTGAGCAAGGCGTCCGACGAGCAGGGCGGCAAGCCCGCCGCCGGTGCCAAGAAGGCCCAGCCGCAGTCGGGCGGCGGTGGCCGCAGCAAGGCCCAGTCCGGTCAGCGCAAGGGCCCGCAGCGCCCCAAGTCCCCGTCCAAGAAGTAA
- the rpmH gene encoding 50S ribosomal protein L34, translating to MSKRTFQPNNRRRAKTHGFRLRMRTRAGRAILASRRSKGRASLSA from the coding sequence GTGAGCAAGCGCACCTTCCAGCCGAACAACCGTCGTCGCGCCAAGACCCACGGCTTCCGGCTGCGTATGCGTACCCGTGCCGGCCGCGCGATTCTCGCGTCCCGCCGTAGCAAGGGTCGCGCCAGCCTTTCCGCCTGA
- a CDS encoding ParA family protein, giving the protein MAGSVHCELEVEESESLRSDANIAGPMTDPVPGPRTESMGEDVSRETPPPMDDTPIGRAAQLAVEALGRAGEGLPRPEQTRVMVVANQKGGVGKTTTTVNLAASLALHGGRVLVVDLDPQGNASTALGIDHHAEVPSIYDVLVDSRPLSEVVQPVPDVEGLFCAPATIDLAGAEIELVSLVARESRLQRAIQAYEQPLDYILIDCPPSLGLLTVNAMVAGAEVLIPIQCEYYALEGLGQLLRNVDLVRGHLNPALHVSTILLTMYDGRTRLASQVADEVRSHFGAEVLRTSIPRSVRISEAPSYGQTVLTYDPGSSGALSYLEAAREIALRGVGVSYDAQHAHIGAQSDPSMVEGIQ; this is encoded by the coding sequence ATGGCAGGCTCTGTTCATTGCGAGCTTGAAGTCGAGGAGAGTGAATCCTTGCGGTCCGACGCCAACATCGCGGGACCGATGACCGATCCGGTCCCCGGTCCCCGTACCGAGTCGATGGGGGAGGATGTTTCACGTGAAACACCGCCCCCCATGGACGACACACCGATCGGTCGTGCTGCCCAACTGGCGGTAGAGGCTCTGGGCCGTGCCGGTGAGGGCCTGCCGCGGCCCGAGCAGACCCGTGTCATGGTGGTCGCCAACCAGAAGGGCGGTGTCGGCAAGACGACGACGACCGTCAACCTTGCCGCCTCCCTGGCCCTGCACGGCGGACGGGTGCTGGTGGTCGACCTCGACCCCCAGGGCAACGCGTCCACCGCGCTGGGGATCGACCACCACGCCGAAGTCCCTTCCATCTACGACGTCCTGGTCGACAGCAGACCACTGTCCGAGGTCGTTCAGCCGGTCCCCGATGTCGAAGGTCTTTTCTGTGCCCCCGCCACCATCGATCTCGCCGGTGCGGAGATCGAGTTGGTGTCCCTGGTGGCACGCGAGAGCCGCCTTCAGCGGGCCATCCAGGCCTATGAGCAGCCGCTGGACTACATCCTCATCGACTGCCCGCCGTCCCTCGGTCTCCTGACGGTCAACGCCATGGTCGCCGGGGCCGAGGTGCTCATCCCCATCCAGTGCGAGTACTACGCGCTGGAGGGCCTGGGCCAACTCCTGCGCAACGTCGATCTGGTGCGGGGGCACCTCAACCCCGCCCTGCACGTCTCGACGATCCTGCTCACCATGTACGACGGCCGGACGCGTCTCGCCTCCCAGGTCGCGGACGAGGTGCGCAGCCACTTCGGCGCCGAGGTCCTGCGGACGAGCATTCCCCGCTCGGTCCGTATCTCCGAGGCACCGAGCTACGGACAGACGGTGCTGACCTACGATCCAGGATCGAGCGGTGCCCTGTCCTATCTTGAGGCGGCACGTGAAATCGCGCTGAGGGGTGTCGGCGTCAGTTACGACGCGCAGCACGCCCATATCGGCGCCCAGAGTGACCCGAGCATGGTGGAGGGTATCCAGTGA
- a CDS encoding ParB/RepB/Spo0J family partition protein codes for MSERRRGLGRGLGALIPAAPTERTPAQSAVGGAGSASPAAVPVLMTDRGVAAAKVATLPPVYEEDGELPSSGGAELPASPVGAHFAELPLDSITPNPRQPREVFDDDALQELVTSIREVGLLQPVVVRQAGPGRYELIMGERRWRACREAGLEAIPAIVRATDDEKLLLDALLENLHRAQLNPLEEAFAYDQLLKDFSCTHDQLADRIGRSRPQVSNTLRLLKLSPAVQRRVAAGVLSAGHARALLSVDDSEEQDRLAHRIVAEGLSVRAVEEIVTLMGSRPQAVQRSKGPRAGALVSPALSDLATRLSDRFETRVKVDLGQKKGKITVEFASMEDLERILGSLAPGEGPVLQRSLLDGDDEDGEE; via the coding sequence GTGAGCGAGCGACGGAGGGGTCTGGGTCGTGGTCTAGGCGCACTGATCCCCGCTGCCCCGACGGAGAGGACACCGGCGCAGTCCGCGGTCGGCGGCGCGGGTTCCGCGTCCCCGGCGGCGGTGCCGGTGCTGATGACCGACCGCGGTGTGGCCGCGGCGAAGGTGGCCACGCTGCCGCCCGTCTACGAGGAAGACGGCGAACTGCCGTCGAGCGGCGGTGCGGAGCTGCCCGCGTCCCCGGTGGGCGCGCACTTCGCGGAGCTGCCCCTCGACTCCATCACGCCGAACCCGCGCCAGCCGCGTGAGGTCTTCGACGACGACGCGCTGCAGGAACTCGTCACCTCCATCAGGGAGGTCGGTCTCCTCCAGCCGGTCGTCGTGCGTCAGGCAGGTCCCGGGCGCTACGAACTGATCATGGGTGAGCGGCGCTGGCGGGCCTGCCGTGAGGCCGGCCTTGAGGCGATCCCGGCGATCGTGCGGGCCACGGACGACGAGAAGCTCCTTCTCGACGCCCTGCTGGAGAACCTGCACCGCGCGCAGCTGAACCCGCTGGAAGAGGCCTTCGCCTACGACCAGTTGCTGAAGGACTTCAGCTGCACGCACGACCAGCTGGCCGACCGCATCGGCCGTTCACGGCCGCAGGTCTCCAACACCCTGCGCCTGCTGAAGCTGTCTCCGGCCGTCCAGCGCCGGGTGGCCGCCGGGGTGCTCTCCGCCGGTCACGCGCGGGCGCTGCTCTCCGTGGACGACTCGGAGGAACAGGACCGGCTGGCCCACCGGATCGTCGCGGAGGGTCTCTCGGTCCGGGCGGTCGAGGAGATCGTGACCCTCATGGGATCGCGCCCGCAGGCCGTCCAGCGCTCCAAGGGGCCGCGGGCCGGAGCCCTGGTCTCCCCGGCGCTCTCCGACCTCGCGACCCGGCTCTCGGACCGCTTCGAGACGCGGGTGAAGGTCGACCTGGGACAGAAGAAGGGCAAGATCACCGTGGAGTTCGCCTCCATGGAGGACCTGGAGCGCATCCTCGGCTCCCTCGCCCCCGGCGAGGGACCGGTCCTGCAGAGGAGCCTCCTCGACGGTGACGACGAGGACGGCGAGGAGTAG
- the yidD gene encoding membrane protein insertion efficiency factor YidD produces the protein MKYPLLVLIKLYQWTISPLLGPVCKYYPSCSHYGYTAIDRHGAIKGTALTAWRILRCNPWSLGGVDHVPPRKRPRWHEMLRDAWRKRRGGTSAAEPATEGQRPPGPAAESPSHAQGA, from the coding sequence ATGAAGTACCCGCTGCTGGTTCTGATCAAGCTGTACCAGTGGACGATCAGTCCGCTGCTCGGACCGGTCTGCAAGTACTACCCGTCGTGCTCCCACTACGGCTACACGGCCATCGACCGGCACGGTGCCATCAAGGGCACGGCACTGACCGCCTGGCGCATCCTGCGCTGCAATCCGTGGTCGCTGGGCGGTGTGGACCATGTCCCGCCGCGCAAGCGTCCGCGGTGGCACGAAATGCTGCGTGACGCGTGGCGCAAACGCAGGGGCGGGACCTCCGCCGCAGAACCGGCCACCGAGGGACAGCGTCCCCCGGGCCCGGCCGCAGAGAGCCCGTCCCATGCCCAAGGAGCATGA
- the rsmG gene encoding 16S rRNA (guanine(527)-N(7))-methyltransferase RsmG: MTEAAELPPVPEVAHEVFGDRYADAVRYAELLAEAGVQRGLIGPREVPRLWERHLLNCAVLSEVVPDGVTVCDVGSGAGLPGIPLALVRDDLKITLLEPLLRRTNFLTEVVELLGLDHVTVVRGRAEEVMGQLPPVHVVTARAVAPLDRLATWGIPLLRPYGEMLALKGDTAEEELKAAGAALSKLGAVETSVLQVGEGIVDPLSTVVRVEVGESPGGVRFAAKRAKAARTGRTRRRR, encoded by the coding sequence GTGACGGAGGCAGCGGAGCTTCCCCCTGTGCCCGAGGTGGCACATGAGGTGTTCGGCGATCGGTACGCGGACGCGGTGCGGTACGCGGAGCTGCTCGCCGAGGCCGGTGTGCAGCGCGGCCTGATCGGCCCGCGCGAGGTGCCCCGGCTCTGGGAACGGCACCTGCTGAACTGCGCGGTGCTCTCCGAGGTCGTGCCCGACGGCGTGACCGTCTGCGATGTCGGCTCGGGCGCCGGACTGCCCGGCATCCCCCTGGCACTCGTCCGGGACGACCTGAAGATCACGCTCCTGGAGCCGCTGCTGCGCCGGACGAACTTCCTCACCGAGGTCGTCGAACTCCTGGGCCTCGACCATGTGACGGTCGTGCGCGGCCGGGCCGAGGAGGTCATGGGCCAGCTGCCGCCCGTCCATGTGGTGACGGCACGGGCCGTGGCGCCGCTGGACCGGTTGGCGACCTGGGGCATCCCGCTGCTGCGTCCCTACGGCGAGATGCTGGCCCTCAAGGGCGACACCGCCGAGGAGGAGCTGAAGGCCGCGGGCGCAGCGCTCAGCAAGCTCGGCGCGGTGGAGACGTCCGTCCTCCAGGTCGGCGAGGGCATCGTGGACCCGCTGTCGACGGTGGTACGGGTCGAGGTCGGAGAGAGCCCGGGAGGTGTCCGCTTCGCCGCCAAGCGCGCGAAGGCGGCCCGGACAGGGCGGACTCGCCGGCGTCGGTGA
- a CDS encoding protein jag, with protein sequence MTEGTTSAAAEGADTLSRLEQEGEIAADYLEGLLDIADLDGDIDMDVEADRAAVSIISDSGGRDLNKLVGRDGEVLEALQELTRLAVHRETGDRSRLMLDIGGYRAKKRAELSELGAKAAAEVKSSGEPVKMDPMTPFERKVVHDAVKAAGLRSESEGEEPERFVVVLPA encoded by the coding sequence GTGACGGAAGGCACCACCTCCGCCGCTGCCGAGGGTGCAGACACCCTGTCCCGCCTGGAGCAGGAGGGCGAGATCGCGGCGGACTACCTCGAGGGTCTGCTGGACATCGCCGACCTCGACGGCGACATCGACATGGACGTCGAGGCCGACCGCGCAGCCGTGTCGATCATCAGCGACTCCGGCGGCCGTGATCTGAACAAGCTGGTCGGCCGTGACGGCGAGGTGCTTGAGGCGCTTCAGGAGCTGACGCGCCTGGCCGTGCACCGGGAGACCGGCGACCGCAGCCGGCTGATGCTGGACATCGGCGGCTACCGGGCCAAGAAGCGCGCCGAGCTGTCCGAGCTGGGCGCCAAGGCCGCGGCCGAGGTCAAGAGCAGCGGCGAGCCCGTGAAGATGGACCCGATGACCCCGTTCGAGCGCAAGGTCGTGCACGACGCGGTCAAGGCCGCGGGCCTGCGCAGCGAGTCCGAGGGCGAGGAGCCCGAGCGCTTCGTCGTCGTACTGCCCGCCTGA
- the rnpA gene encoding ribonuclease P protein component, protein MLPTENRLRRREDFATAVRRGRRAGRPSLVVHFRSGATDPHAPGESAPPTRAGFVVSKAVGGAVVRNKVKRRLRHLMRDRVPLLPPGSLVVVRALPPAGDADHAQLARDLDAALERLLGGGAR, encoded by the coding sequence GTGCTGCCCACCGAGAACCGGCTGAGGCGGCGCGAGGACTTCGCGACCGCAGTACGACGAGGGCGCCGGGCCGGCCGCCCGTCCCTCGTCGTCCACTTTCGTAGCGGTGCCACGGACCCGCACGCGCCTGGGGAGAGCGCTCCCCCGACGCGTGCGGGTTTCGTCGTCAGCAAGGCCGTGGGCGGCGCGGTCGTCCGCAACAAGGTGAAGCGCAGACTTCGCCATCTGATGCGTGACCGAGTGCCGCTGCTGCCCCCCGGTAGCCTGGTAGTCGTACGAGCGCTGCCCCCAGCGGGCGACGCCGACCATGCACAGCTGGCCCGAGACCTGGATGCCGCCCTCGAGCGGCTGCTGGGAGGGGGCGCGCGATGA